A stretch of the Teretinema zuelzerae genome encodes the following:
- a CDS encoding transglutaminase-like domain-containing protein, whose protein sequence is MRSASDARRQEKRPGRGRKNRFAAAAIALSLALLDALLVWLFDRVLKAEGPISLLLAWTASSSCILFLYFAAPNTARQNSAKRQIRRAVHTALLLIPAAGALTVLLQVHIARRSLAEAWLDLARRGQAFGFFSFFAAELYALFLLGPAILLARKRFAAAAFAFLLIHGLCAGLILGSPLLLFFSLILTIGLLASLQSEKSAERSFLAGVKRRLLQTAAPLGATLAVAVLAAAGGLARSDLLKIPAPDLAPLILKIAPSFPLVRDIPGYGFTVGEGSLPQSVWLSPRPLYRIQGTPNKVYYLTSNLFERWDGLSWSFSADQTAEESPIRLARDGELRAAEVELQLLEDFYPGFPLPEDAAAAIIPDSAPGKARVSSHEGLLFEPTAHRGLSVRFARSPANPERDAEGEPTLSGGMPSPPGAETVSPSGSARLKKLAEELRRANPDDEAYLQALTAYFSDGFSYSLDTGSSIEGLQGIENFLFTRRSGFCLWYASAFVLLARDGGLPARLAEGYRIQTDSAGRGTVTGNHAHAWPEVFFEGEWTRFEPTPPFREENPFLRIRRRDQGAMRQISAALGADAQQESPSSSAQTGYREILKKTGKIAAAAVLAAAMGAFAFRSAQSPRRKLRRRARKLVRKAKAKGIDGPDSTGWVRWAEKAGATFPQKKSVIGETAERMIRSTFGKPEAER, encoded by the coding sequence ATGCGCTCCGCCTCTGACGCCCGAAGGCAAGAAAAACGTCCCGGACGCGGACGGAAGAATCGTTTCGCAGCCGCGGCAATAGCGCTTTCTCTCGCTCTTTTGGACGCGCTCCTGGTATGGCTGTTCGACCGCGTTCTCAAAGCGGAAGGGCCGATTTCCCTCTTGCTGGCATGGACGGCTTCGTCCAGCTGCATCCTTTTTCTGTATTTCGCGGCCCCGAATACCGCAAGGCAGAACAGCGCGAAAAGACAGATCCGCAGGGCCGTTCACACAGCCCTCCTCCTTATACCCGCCGCCGGCGCGCTCACTGTTCTGCTACAGGTGCATATCGCGCGGAGATCCCTCGCGGAAGCGTGGCTCGACCTTGCGCGGAGGGGACAGGCCTTCGGCTTTTTTTCGTTCTTCGCCGCGGAACTCTACGCCCTCTTTCTGCTCGGACCGGCGATTCTGCTCGCGCGCAAACGCTTCGCCGCCGCGGCATTCGCTTTTCTCTTGATACACGGATTGTGCGCCGGATTAATCCTCGGCAGCCCGCTTCTCCTCTTTTTTTCCCTCATCCTGACGATCGGTCTGCTCGCCAGCCTCCAGAGCGAGAAATCCGCAGAACGGTCTTTTTTGGCCGGGGTGAAACGAAGACTGCTCCAAACGGCCGCCCCTCTCGGCGCAACGCTCGCAGTCGCCGTACTCGCCGCGGCCGGAGGACTTGCACGCTCGGATCTGCTCAAAATCCCCGCGCCCGATCTTGCGCCCCTCATCCTGAAAATCGCGCCGTCATTCCCCCTCGTCCGGGATATTCCGGGCTACGGTTTCACCGTCGGAGAAGGAAGCCTTCCGCAATCGGTATGGCTCTCTCCGCGTCCGCTCTACCGCATTCAGGGGACGCCGAACAAGGTCTATTATCTTACCTCGAATCTGTTCGAACGGTGGGACGGACTCTCATGGAGCTTCAGCGCGGACCAGACCGCGGAAGAAAGCCCGATACGGCTGGCCCGGGACGGAGAGCTCCGCGCAGCCGAGGTAGAGCTTCAGCTTCTGGAAGACTTTTATCCCGGCTTTCCGCTCCCGGAGGACGCGGCCGCGGCCATCATTCCGGACTCGGCTCCCGGAAAAGCCCGCGTTTCCAGCCATGAAGGACTCCTCTTCGAACCGACGGCGCACCGGGGGCTTTCCGTCCGCTTCGCCCGGAGCCCGGCAAACCCGGAAAGGGACGCGGAGGGAGAGCCGACCCTGTCCGGCGGAATGCCTTCTCCGCCGGGTGCGGAAACGGTCAGTCCGAGCGGAAGCGCCCGCCTGAAAAAGCTTGCCGAAGAGCTTCGCAGGGCGAATCCGGACGACGAAGCATACCTTCAGGCCCTGACGGCTTATTTTTCGGATGGTTTTTCCTATTCACTGGATACAGGATCCTCGATCGAAGGGCTTCAGGGGATAGAAAATTTTCTCTTCACGCGGAGATCGGGCTTCTGCCTCTGGTACGCCAGCGCCTTCGTCCTCCTCGCAAGAGACGGCGGGCTGCCGGCGCGACTCGCGGAGGGCTACCGCATTCAAACCGATTCGGCCGGGCGGGGAACGGTTACCGGAAACCACGCCCACGCATGGCCGGAAGTGTTTTTCGAAGGCGAATGGACGCGCTTCGAGCCGACTCCGCCCTTCAGGGAGGAGAACCCCTTCCTGCGAATCCGCAGAAGGGACCAGGGCGCGATGAGGCAGATTTCAGCGGCCTTGGGCGCCGATGCCCAACAGGAGAGCCCCTCGTCTTCAGCCCAAACCGGATATAGAGAAATTTTGAAGAAAACCGGGAAGATCGCTGCCGCCGCCGTTCTCGCCGCAGCGATGGGCGCGTTCGCGTTCAGAAGCGCGCAAAGCCCGCGTCGAAAGCTTCGGAGAAGGGCGAGGAAGCTGGTGCGAAAGGCGAAGGCGAAGGGAATAGACGGCCCTGATTCGACGGGCTGGGTGCGATGGGCGGAAAAAGCCGGCGCGACCTTCCCGCAAAAAAAGTCTGTTATCGGCGAAACCGCGGAACGGATGATTCGATCGACCTTCGGAAAACCGGAAGCCGAAAGGTAA
- a CDS encoding TIGR00282 family metallophosphoesterase yields the protein MRTDIFRFFLAGDVFGAAGMRCATTLLPEFIQTARIDAVVMNAENATFGIGLSPEDAEKLFLAGVDVVTGGNHTFEKRDFWPVLESREQILRPANFPEGTPGRGFGIFEKNGFRFGVINLLGREDMYPMDCPFRRADAVLESWKAEAAPFPAIVDFHAESNREKEAMGLYLDGRAAAVVGTHTHVQTADERIFAGGTAYMTDLGMTGADDSVIGVDPENAVKRNLSQVLYKLEPRDGPGSLRGLVVDYDPVSGRAVRVERIALREKQ from the coding sequence ATGAGGACTGACATATTCCGATTTTTTCTCGCAGGGGACGTGTTCGGCGCGGCCGGAATGCGGTGCGCGACGACTCTTCTTCCCGAATTTATTCAAACAGCGCGGATCGACGCCGTCGTAATGAACGCCGAGAACGCCACCTTCGGCATCGGGCTTTCGCCCGAGGACGCGGAAAAGCTCTTTCTTGCGGGAGTGGACGTCGTTACCGGCGGAAACCATACCTTTGAAAAAAGGGATTTCTGGCCGGTGCTCGAGTCTCGCGAGCAGATTCTTCGCCCTGCCAACTTTCCCGAGGGGACTCCCGGCAGGGGCTTCGGAATATTCGAAAAAAACGGCTTCCGCTTCGGCGTAATAAATCTCCTGGGCCGGGAGGATATGTATCCGATGGACTGCCCCTTCCGCCGCGCGGATGCCGTACTCGAGTCCTGGAAGGCCGAGGCCGCTCCGTTTCCGGCGATCGTCGATTTTCATGCGGAATCCAACCGGGAAAAGGAAGCGATGGGGTTGTATCTTGACGGCCGGGCCGCCGCCGTGGTTGGGACTCACACTCATGTGCAGACTGCCGACGAACGGATATTCGCCGGAGGAACAGCCTACATGACCGATCTGGGGATGACCGGCGCCGACGATTCGGTTATCGGGGTCGATCCAGAAAACGCCGTGAAACGGAATCTTTCGCAGGTATTGTACAAGCTCGAACCCCGGGACGGTCCGGGAAGCCTCCGCGGCCTCGTGGTCGATTACGATCCCGTTTCAGGGCGCGCGGTCAGAGTCGAGCGGATCGCCCTGCGCGAAAAGCAATAA
- a CDS encoding metallophosphoesterase family protein — MKLILASDIHANLPALEAFFSYLKENELDGQPVFFLGDYINLGPFPEETISLLRSYPAKVFLAGNHDRYVINEHALDHNPYFGSHEGVLHSRWTRSQLSPENLAWLRALKIRFQADAGSFHLDMIHGRHGSDEETLDADSIDSSRNILYICGHTHVPRNQTVGKARILNPGSLGKPLDSDSRASFGIVHITEERADFEVVRIPYDIDRTVDALLEREVPWRTGIINSLRTGVYTDED; from the coding sequence ATGAAGCTCATTCTTGCTTCCGACATCCATGCGAATCTTCCCGCCCTGGAGGCGTTCTTCAGTTATCTGAAGGAAAATGAGCTTGACGGCCAACCGGTGTTTTTTCTGGGGGATTACATCAACCTCGGACCCTTTCCCGAAGAAACCATCTCGCTTCTTCGTTCATACCCCGCGAAGGTTTTCCTCGCCGGCAATCACGACCGGTACGTCATCAACGAACACGCGCTCGACCATAACCCCTATTTCGGCAGCCATGAGGGCGTTCTGCACAGCCGATGGACCCGCTCCCAGCTGTCGCCGGAAAACCTCGCGTGGCTTCGCGCCCTCAAGATCCGCTTCCAGGCGGACGCCGGTTCCTTCCATTTGGACATGATTCACGGACGTCACGGTTCCGACGAAGAAACGCTCGACGCCGACTCGATTGATTCCTCCCGAAATATCCTGTACATTTGCGGCCACACCCATGTGCCGCGGAATCAGACTGTAGGGAAGGCCCGGATTCTGAATCCCGGCAGTTTGGGAAAGCCCCTGGACAGCGACAGCAGAGCGTCTTTCGGGATCGTTCATATCACGGAAGAGCGGGCCGATTTCGAGGTGGTCCGCATTCCCTATGATATCGACCGCACCGTCGACGCCCTTCTGGAGCGCGAAGTGCCCTGGCGCACGGGGATCATCAACAGCTTAAGGACTGGCGTTTATACCGATGAGGACTGA
- a CDS encoding ABC transporter substrate-binding protein, with protein sequence MTETFAPRARATALALLFALFAASCGVRKTPAGTNAQGASSVPEASRLGSPVKIASLAPAYTKTLVRLGLADSIIAVDSWSKDIPGVPGGAEAFDMMRPDSEKLALLQPDILFVSEMTKAGTAADPFSLLGALGIRVVYLETPATLAEIASQIEGIARECGREEEGRTLISDMNGKIARVAEKARTIPQDKRKTVYFELSPAPNLYSFGSGVYLDELITLAGGANILSSYKGWMAVGGETVAARNPDVILTNVSFLSDPAGEISSRAGWRGVRAVQTGQVYQINPDASSQPAPGIEDALEEIARAIYPEYFPTESANK encoded by the coding sequence ATGACCGAAACATTCGCACCGCGCGCGCGCGCCACAGCGCTCGCCCTCCTTTTCGCCCTCTTCGCAGCCTCCTGCGGCGTACGCAAAACGCCCGCCGGAACAAACGCGCAAGGCGCCTCCTCTGTCCCCGAAGCCTCGCGACTCGGATCCCCCGTGAAAATAGCGAGCCTCGCTCCCGCCTACACCAAAACCCTCGTCCGCCTCGGACTCGCGGACTCGATAATCGCGGTCGACTCCTGGTCGAAAGACATCCCCGGAGTACCCGGCGGCGCGGAGGCCTTCGACATGATGCGGCCCGACAGCGAAAAACTCGCCCTCCTCCAGCCGGACATCCTCTTTGTGTCGGAAATGACCAAGGCGGGAACGGCGGCGGATCCCTTCAGCCTGTTGGGCGCGCTCGGGATACGGGTCGTCTACCTGGAAACGCCGGCAACGCTCGCGGAAATCGCGTCTCAAATAGAAGGAATCGCGCGCGAGTGCGGCCGGGAAGAGGAAGGAAGAACGCTGATCTCGGACATGAACGGAAAAATCGCGCGCGTAGCGGAAAAGGCCCGGACCATCCCGCAAGATAAACGGAAAACGGTGTATTTCGAACTATCGCCCGCGCCGAACCTGTACAGCTTCGGTTCGGGGGTATATCTGGACGAGCTGATAACCCTCGCCGGAGGAGCCAACATCCTCTCATCCTATAAAGGTTGGATGGCGGTTGGAGGAGAAACGGTAGCGGCCCGGAATCCCGACGTCATTTTAACGAACGTCTCTTTTCTGAGCGATCCGGCCGGCGAAATTTCCTCCCGGGCCGGATGGCGCGGAGTCCGGGCGGTACAGACCGGACAGGTCTATCAAATAAACCCGGACGCGAGCAGCCAGCCGGCCCCGGGAATAGAAGACGCGCTGGAAGAAATCGCGCGCGCGATATATCCTGAATACTTTCCAACGGAGAGCGCAAACAAGTGA
- a CDS encoding FecCD family ABC transporter permease, which translates to MKIPFWAILVLGIAGSLAMLCIAALAGTADIDPVTGLRILAGAFSASPLSPDISPAAAGIILDIRLPRILLAWLAGAAVSVSGAIMQSVLRNPLASPFTLGVSAGASLGSGLVMLAGTAFPFAGALAILSGLAVPAAGFVSGLAAIFLLLAFSRSLDPRLDTHTVILSGMVLSLFINAALTLVSALAGQEMSRLILWQMGSFALKGWTPVAVLALPVFLGILAATAYSRELDILTFGDEEASAIGVDIKKHRGILIALASALTGATVAFVGVIGFVDLAVPHLVRKITGPGHLKAIPLSALAGGSAMVLADLAARTLIPPLDLPVGAITAIAGAPVFAFIYLSGRTKG; encoded by the coding sequence GTGAAGATTCCTTTCTGGGCGATTCTGGTTCTCGGCATAGCGGGCTCCCTCGCCATGCTCTGCATAGCCGCGCTCGCGGGAACGGCAGACATAGACCCCGTTACGGGACTGCGCATCCTCGCAGGAGCTTTTTCCGCATCTCCTCTGTCCCCGGACATATCCCCGGCGGCGGCCGGAATAATTCTCGACATACGGCTGCCCCGCATCCTCCTCGCCTGGCTCGCCGGAGCCGCCGTATCGGTTAGCGGAGCGATCATGCAATCGGTCCTGCGCAACCCCCTGGCATCCCCGTTCACCCTCGGCGTCTCCGCGGGAGCATCCCTCGGCTCAGGCCTGGTCATGCTCGCGGGCACCGCCTTCCCCTTCGCCGGGGCTCTCGCCATTCTCTCCGGACTTGCGGTCCCAGCCGCGGGCTTTGTTTCAGGCCTTGCGGCGATATTCCTCCTTCTCGCCTTCTCCCGCTCCCTCGACCCCCGGCTCGACACGCACACGGTAATCCTCTCGGGCATGGTGCTCTCCCTCTTCATCAACGCGGCCCTCACCCTCGTCTCCGCCCTCGCCGGCCAGGAGATGAGCCGCCTCATCCTCTGGCAGATGGGCAGCTTCGCCCTCAAGGGCTGGACTCCGGTAGCCGTACTGGCCCTTCCCGTTTTTCTCGGAATACTCGCCGCGACGGCATACTCCCGCGAACTGGACATACTCACCTTCGGAGACGAAGAAGCCTCAGCTATCGGCGTAGACATTAAAAAGCACCGCGGAATCCTCATCGCCCTCGCATCCGCCCTCACCGGCGCCACGGTCGCCTTCGTCGGAGTCATAGGCTTCGTCGATCTCGCCGTGCCCCATCTCGTCAGAAAAATAACCGGGCCCGGCCACCTCAAGGCGATTCCGCTTTCCGCGCTGGCAGGGGGAAGCGCGATGGTTCTCGCAGACCTCGCGGCGCGGACGCTCATTCCCCCGCTCGATCTCCCGGTGGGAGCCATTACCGCGATCGCCGGAGCCCCGGTCTTCGCCTTCATCTACCTTTCCGGGAGGACGAAAGGATGA
- a CDS encoding ABC transporter ATP-binding protein yields the protein MSADILRVTGLSADYPRRKQSSRKDGPILKGIDFTLAEGQKLCIIGPNGCGKTTLLRALAGILPYQGSILLRSPGADGGWKERNTLTSREAATKIGLLSQLSQNPWPFTVRETVSLGRYARSTGLFPDSVQKKADSDAISGSMQACGIASISETPVTELSGGQLQRVFLSRALAQEPSILLLDEPTNHLDLRHQLDLLSHIDAWSAQGGRAVIGVFHDLNLASRFADAVILMEDGRAACSGPAKDVLRGEEINRVYGMDVARTIGELLQNW from the coding sequence ATGAGCGCCGACATTCTCCGGGTAACCGGACTCTCCGCCGACTATCCCCGCCGCAAGCAGAGCTCCCGAAAAGACGGACCGATACTCAAGGGCATCGATTTCACCCTCGCGGAAGGACAAAAACTCTGCATCATCGGCCCCAACGGCTGCGGCAAAACGACCCTCCTGCGAGCCCTCGCCGGCATTCTTCCCTACCAGGGCTCGATACTCCTGCGCTCGCCCGGCGCGGACGGCGGCTGGAAAGAACGCAACACGCTGACGAGCCGCGAAGCCGCGACTAAAATCGGCCTGCTCTCCCAGCTTTCCCAAAACCCCTGGCCCTTCACCGTCCGCGAAACCGTCTCCCTCGGCAGGTACGCCCGAAGCACCGGACTCTTCCCCGACTCTGTTCAAAAGAAGGCGGATTCCGACGCGATCTCCGGCTCCATGCAGGCGTGCGGAATCGCCTCCATTTCTGAAACTCCCGTGACGGAGCTTTCAGGCGGACAGCTCCAGCGGGTTTTTCTCTCCCGCGCGCTCGCTCAGGAACCGTCGATACTCCTCCTCGACGAGCCTACCAACCATCTGGATCTCCGCCACCAGCTCGACCTTCTCTCCCATATCGACGCATGGAGCGCGCAGGGCGGACGCGCCGTCATCGGCGTCTTTCACGACCTCAACCTCGCCTCCCGCTTCGCAGACGCCGTAATTCTGATGGAAGACGGCCGCGCGGCCTGCTCAGGACCGGCAAAAGACGTCCTCAGGGGAGAAGAGATCAACCGCGTGTACGGCATGGACGTGGCGCGCACGATCGGCGAGCTTTTACAAAACTGGTGA